The DNA region TTTTCCACTGCTAATTTTAAAACGTTAATTCATCCTGCTTGTTTTTACAAGAACAGTTTATTGTaagccatttttatttaattctagcggtgttcattttaaaatgtcctttaCCCAGCCAAATATATTTCatgatatcatttttatttaattctagcggtgttcattttaaaatgtcctttaCCCAGCCAAATATATTTCATGATATCACTTTACATCACAAACAGGGCAGAGCCAAGAATGATTTTTCTGTTGCCTTGATCTGTATAAACAACTCAAGAAAAaggacattttcaaataaaactgGCTGGAATTGAAGTAAAATTTGCTACTGCTTAAGGATGAAATGACTGAATTAATCTCACAAAGATCTTGTAGCTTTACATCCAGTAATTAAGACTTCTTCCAGCTTTACTATCTGTTAATAATAGTTTCGGGctgcaattaattattttagatATCAATTAGTCTGACAATCATTTTCTCAATGTGTAAGATATCagaaaaaatagtaaaaaatagcatgaaatgttatttcatgtgatgtcatatatatatgCCTGATAAACAAATCAGATATAAAGATGTTCAGTTCACTATCATGTATGACGAATGAAagcttcaaatcctcacatttgagaagttgcaACTAGCAAACGTTAAgcagttttctttaaaaaacaaacattcggTTATTAATTTAGttgatcattttctgttgacTGATAAATCCATGTATTGTTGAAGCTCTGTAACAGTTATGAGTTTATTTTCCCCATGTTGATAAAACGTGCAACTGCAGATGCAGtttaaaaagattaattttttttattaaataacttTCATTTCAGTGAGTGTAAACAGTGGTTTGACCTTCTAACTTGCAATCAGAAACATTTCTGTGAAGTGTGATGATGACCGATGCTGAGGTTAATGACATATACACCATTTATAACTGGTAGAAACCACAATGAACTTggaacatttaaatgaggttttgAGGTCTTTTAAAAGACACAACACATCCGTGTACATTAGTATCACAATCCTGAGAAACAAAAACTGACTCATATTAATATGATAGTTTTTATCACATAACGACACAATGtctaaattatttaaataaataaactcagtacaacaaacacaaagatcTTCAGGATCAACACACAACTTGGCAGCGTCATAAAGCGCAAAGTCTGGTTCATGTGCATCGCAGTCTGTAACAAAGTATTTACAGTCAACCTGCTGTCATTTCTGAAATTTGTTTACAGTGAAAACCAGACAGTGCTTACGTGAGGCCATTcaacttattacattaaaaacctGTTActcttaaaaactgttttattatagtTAATAAGTTAGTTAAAAATGTCCCATAATGGGAAAAGGATAGATTAGCTCATGATGGCATGTAACATATTTTATGACACTGAGGGCTCAAAACAAAACTTCCATGTTTaattaaagcagaaatgaaTCCTGAACTGCACATTTGGGAGCATTCAGGTGGAGTGCAGTGCATGCTGGGTTGTAGTGAggaactgtcttttttttgtactcacctttACATATTTGTTCTTTGAAATTTTGTCAGTGAATCCTTATTAAATTTGATACTCCATATTCAATTGGAAAAACTGCTGagtaaaacagttttaaagagggttcaaataaaaaagtcagCACAAACCTTCATATGCACCATGCCCACAAAATGATGTTGATATGATTCAACGCTGTTGAAATATCACTTTGTGGGATAAAACATTCCTGCAGGCTGATAGCCTGGGCATGCTACATGATTGTCCAGAGCGCAGCATTGTCCCTCCAGTATGTTTTCCTTAAGCTTAACAGTTCATTCTCTGATTCCCATGAGCAGCTTCAGTAAATGTGCCTCCATCACCTGTTGAActaaacacagaaacatacagtactttactttactgtGGTCATTTATAGTCAATGTTTTCATTATCGACTTATCTGCTGATTGTTTGGTTTGTTAAATTGTCAGTCACAATTCCCtaaagcccaagatgacatcTTCATCTTGCAAGTTTTGTCAGACTAATAgtccaaaaccaacaataattcactttcaatcattttacaatgaataaaaaaaacacataaaattcAGAAAATCCTCACAACTGATAAGCTGCAACCTTGCTTTTTGGGGTTTTGCTTGAAAACCCCCCCAAAATAACACtatgtttttaacctttaaccatTAATAGCTTATTTTATGaacacttgggggcagcagaaagaactgtgaacacaacacagacaTATTATCATTCATGTGGCGAACTTTACACATCCAAcagttacagagcaacattatcattcatttggagtcatgtttctgtccacttgatgaatgtaagtccaatattcactctcttttatctgttttagcTTTCTACCActtcctgagaaaaatatctaaccctttagctgctaaatgctcaaCTATGGTCACCAGCTACccgctaactgtgtctgtgtttgctgtttggtgctgagcaggtagtgtacagagAGTAGAGCTTGCTCTCTGAATCCAAAGAGCGGTgggagtgaaccaaaacagtggaATTGTGCTATGAACAGTTAATCTATTATCAGAAACTCTGCACACTGCAATGCTTTGTAAAGCTGAGGAGAGCTGCTGAGTAATAGCAGCTTTAAATGTAGCTTTGTTTTACACCTACCATTTCGATGGCCCATTGCCACCGCCATGTCCATTGCATTGAATCCAGAATCTGACTCAATGGTAGGATCAGCACCACTCTCTGGAAGACATAAAAGCAAATcttattgtgattattattcctaaacaatataaatgaatatccaTATTTTAAACACAGCCAAGTGATACTTTTCAGTAAAAGATTTGTCCTCACCTAACAAGATTTCAACACAGCGTACGTGGTTCCCATGTACAGCGTAGAGCAGAGGAGCTCCTCCATTCTGAAACCCACAGAGGGAACATCACATTAGGTCACATTTCACAGAGATTAATACTAAACAATGGAGTTCACGATCTCACCTACTGTCATATACtactgatatttatttaaatttgagtttgctgaataaacaaataatcaaaGCTTCGTATTCTTACTAGAGCTGCACGATTTGGTGAAAAGGTCATATTACGATTATTGTGGAAAATATTGCGATTACGATATGATAAACAAAATGGTATCATGAGTGTATAATTATTGATGATTTTGAGAATCCAACTTACCGATAGCAAGTTGAAGTTTATGTTCTTTGATTAAGCGCCACTGCTTTTAGTGTTAGTGCAGTTATCGGTTGTGATAACGACCTGACGCTCCTCAGACATGCAGCCAATGTCTCTTTCAAGCCCAAGGCTGAGTTATCGCCAGTGTGATCCTCAGGtctacatcttttttttttgaattccCTCTTTGCTAACCGAGGACAGGGGCATCATGTCTTTTGCCAAGCTGTATGTTATGGAGTcggtttgtgttttgttttgtttacaggcCTTAAGTTGTCGTCTCTTAATTAGTTAGCGCTTTCACTGTGatgcattcatattttactttgtgCTGTTTAAGCTGCCGATATAAATTTGTTGTGTTGCTGCGTGACGTTGAGACTTTTATTTGAGATGTTTTACAGAATACCTCTTTCTGCTCGATGTTGCTGAGTCGAATCCAAAATATCGCCATATAACAGaggttgtgttttatttgcacCAGTTCAGTGTCGGCTGCTTGTTAGCATCCATTAGCACCTGGTCTGTGGTCTGCACACCAGCAAGTTATGTGACCATGTACTGCACACACTTCACTGACTATacagtgtgtagtgtgtgagtgtggtcTGTGAAGTTTCTCCGCTCATGGTGCGTAGATGACCGAATGTTTTCATGCgcatatttaaattgaattaaatttaaatgtctcttttgcgattaaatgtctcttttgcaGTTAGATAATTGCACAGGCTGACATCGCTATTGCGATTACATAAATCATGCAGCACTAATTCTTACCCAGTCATATTCATTCACGTCGACACCACAGTCGATGAGCATCTTCACAATATCAGTGTATCCCTTGCTGCAGGCCAAGGACAATGCACTTTCCCGTCCTTTGGCCAGGAGGTTGGGGTCAGCACCCTGAGGTGAAGAAGGATGCACAATGATTTAACATGGCAACCAGTACATAAATAAAGAGCACAGTCTAAAAATGTACAACATGGGCGCACAGATTGTTGAATGGAAgtatgtggcatgtgctcttaaccaatttcctgtctttctactgtcaaataaaggcgtgTATGCCAGAaaaattcttttaaaaaaataaaagtttaacatACTATGAAATCTTAACAGGCCAAGAGGTTTTTCCTTACATTTTGAAGCAGAAACTCCACAACGGCAATTTGTCCATGTGCAGCTGCCCACATCAGGGGGGTAAAGCCTTCCTCATCTTGTAGATTGATCACAGTCTCTGTTAATATGATGCATAAAAAAGATGGAAACAACACAGTCATTATGTATATTTTCATCAGGAaaacaattaacatttttaaatgcaaagaAGATACTActtttcttcatgtttattTCACTATGTACGCAAAATATTATGCACAATTAGTCTGTATAACTACTATGGTATGTAACTCACATTAATACCAGGTAAAGAACTTATTCTTGTCTGTGCATGCAGGTTAAATGATTCAATAACACCAATGGTTGTAAGTATTTGTGGACGGACTGTGAACCTTGTTCAATCCTGCTAGCCAGAAACACCATTTCTCCTTGGGCTGCCAACTGATGAATGGACAAAGCTGAAAAGAATTAAACAAGCATGTTATTAACTTGTATCTTAACTTTATTGATTCATGataacatcttttaaaaattaagttaaaacaACTTACAATGCACCAGAAGAGGTGTGGAAGAAACCTCATTGCCCCTGTGTTTGTTGGTCAGTGTGGTGGACTGTTTGATGGGGGAGAAATGTTTGGTGGTGGACGGTGTGTAAACATGACGCACTTGTATACCCGGTGAAGGTGAGGTCTGGATGTTGCACtcagctgaaagagaaaaaaacaaacattttaaggcAAGAGCTTCAATGATAAGTCGATGGACAGAAAATCAGGCCAGGCCAAGCCTTTCTGACTTTTTATACACCAATTGACTAATTTAGGAAATAAtaga from Scomber scombrus chromosome 15, fScoSco1.1, whole genome shotgun sequence includes:
- the ankra2 gene encoding ankyrin repeat family A protein 2; translated protein: MDSVTVAASDGTADCPLAPEAMEGICVMPDISAIKTEQLVGASPDDPGNQNVAMGIKFILPNRFDMNVCSRFVKSLNEEDSKNIQDQVNSDLEVASVLFKAECNIQTSPSPGIQVRHVYTPSTTKHFSPIKQSTTLTNKHRGNEVSSTPLLVHSLSIHQLAAQGEMVFLASRIEQETVINLQDEEGFTPLMWAAAHGQIAVVEFLLQNGADPNLLAKGRESALSLACSKGYTDIVKMLIDCGVDVNEYDWNGGAPLLYAVHGNHVRCVEILLESGADPTIESDSGFNAMDMAVAMGHRNVQQVMEAHLLKLLMGIRE